The genomic region aacttacAATGATCAAGGACTAAATCGTATATTATAAAATAAGAAAatcaaaatagatatatatatatatatatatatatatatatatatatatatatatatatatatatatatatatatatattaaagcttATCTAATACATATCATTTAGACACAAATTTCCACACATGGAACCTACTAGTTTTAACCTTAAGGAAAACACACACTTAAAGTAGTCAAGATTTTCAACATTCATGGGCTACTATTATTTTAATTACACACGAGTTTTATTACCCACCGTTTATTCTAAAAGGACTCTAGAAAGTGATGTATTTACATAAATAATATTGTAATACATATTGAAATATAAGGACTAAAAATGTAAATGTGGAATCCATTTCAttaattcaattcatattcatacgtAAGTAAATGAACGCGTCACTTTCAACTTTATTTGGCCAATTATATAATACATGATATGATCTCATATCCCTTGAATATAGAAATCATGTCCCTTGTAGTATATCGATCAAATCTATGCTTACATTTAATATGAGATATGCTAAATATTAAATATGATATTgtctaaaataaatataaataaatatttattaattCGTAAGCCATGAGACTATATATATACACCCTCAAAACCTCATCTATATATATACACCCTCAAAACCTCACAATTTATTCACCACCATAAACTTCTTATTTTTAAAAACCTTGAACATCGAATTTGTTCCTTGCATCATTCTACATCTAGTAACGTGTATTGATTGTCATAGAAAGGTATAATTGTAAACTCTAAATTTCTAAATCTGATTTATAATGTTAATCTTATGAattagatgttctattgctcaattggtcgcgtTTGTACATGTAATTAATCATTATATTGTCCGATTTACGAGTTAGGGTTTAATCACGAATTGTATTGCTATGCTACTGGtttttgtgactttgttttctgTAAATAAAAAGTATTTAGATGGATATctatcgaaaaactattgagtttgctcgcttgaatcgcatgatttcgttttgtatagcttaagttatgatcgtttgaagtttcggtatgtaattaTGCTATAATATGAAAACTACAATTTGTGTGAATTGAATCGGCTTATGAACTAATTCTAGATGGATATAGAATTGAAaaacacataaaatggactaggatatcatagtaAATGGATTTGTAAAAGTCATTTTATGATTACCCGAATGTTCGTGCTACAGCTTGTTGACTAGTAATTAGTTCACTGACCAAACGACCActtaacatgctttttgatgacCAAGCTTTTGTTTTCGGTAAATTGCATGAGTAGTACTTGATATTTCATATAGACTTCATGTGCTAAATGTTCCTAGATATTCATATATTCAACTCCGAAAACGGCTACCTGATTAGGATCGAATCTGTCTATTTTGCACCAATAAATGTCTAGCATGAAGTAAGAGTTGAATTGGACTTTATGCTTCTGATATGTTGTATTATATATGTTACTTAGCATATTTAATTTATATGTATAGCTCTAAGAACTTCTTTTGATATGTGTTATATGCATGCCGAAACCAAAGGTCGGAATTCTGACTAAATCAGAAAACCCAATTTGTTGGTCAAAACTGTATGAATTGGCTACATagatttatttaataattttaccaCTGATAATATGGAGTGTTTAGAGTCATTTCCAATTATCCGTTTGTTAATTGCTattttctagattaaatgagaatttttacaaaactgatgcgcaaacagaaactaaacttgattgtgtTGCATGCTACGTTAGttctaggaatcgtatgatagtgtgcttagtctttttagaaagcttataaCATGGACTAATGATCTAGAGTTGTTCATAATTGTTTGATGTGTCATTTAAGAACTATGCTTGTCCGATTGCATGACTGCCGTGAAAACATACGAACGTTAAACTAGAAATCGTTAATTGACTAAACGAATATGTGAAACTTATAAGTTGACATTGGTTTGACTTTATGATAACATTGGCATGACCTACTGATGTATTTGACCTAGGTTGaccactttgactaagtttgactttttgttgacttgcttgactagttgacttcggtgttgacttttactatacaatggcatcggtctgagcaataggacaactgtaCTGTGAGTCTGTATTTTGAAAAAAACATATGTAACTTTATAATGGTACATTTAGGTTCCATTACTCAGTCAATGTAATTCGACTACTTTTTACTTGTGAAttgtcaagtgcactcaaggtgagtctacagtctcatacacttttactttttgggatgagataacatgatgTTTTAAACTATTTTACGCATTAGACACGAGTACAAAAACTGAATATGCACAATGAGTTTGGtccaaaagcctctagcttgaatatattaattactttgtaaggctcgaactataaggacggtaccgtaggtttgacaaacctcactcaaCGAACTGGGTGCTTATAATTTTGTAACCGAATGCTTAATCAGCGTTTGGAATATGGGgtaaaggaagacgtgtagcgcatttaagctatccgcgggttaaagctttatattcaagtgctcataactgTTGTATAGCTTTTACTACTTTgaactaaatctcgtggtctaacaaagataaactgatttacttaaacctgtagattcactcaacatttttgttgatcattttcatgttttatctcaggttcttaaAGGTACTTAGCTTCCGTATTGCTTTGATGACTATGTGCTACGTGGTGCATACACTGGATTGGAGTCCATCATGgtttttttttttgtcaagaacATTTGATCGCATTTGAAACTATTTCTTTTTAAATAATGTTATGGATTATTTACTTATGTCATTAATGTCAACGTTTGGTCTTATTTTACTTTAATgaaatgcttttgaaataaatgTGATTACTTttcggaaaacgtctcatatagagagcgtgaccgttaactgtgggaccagaagTTAATATTTCGTTAGTGTgttctgacggggtgttacatttggtatcattGCTAATGGTTGTAGGGAACTTGGATTTGCATTAGAGTGTCCGTATGAGTCTTTAAGACACCTAAGCGAGACTAGACTACGACCTGTACCTAGAGCTATTGTGAATCACTACACTACTACGAATGCCTTGTTTATGTTATGTGTGGTAGTATATTTATACGTAGCTATGCTGCATGATAATCTACTGCTTAAACTGTTATCATATATACTTATACTAGTGTTTACTACTACTACTAGCTAACACTACTCACTACTATCCACTGCTATCACTACTAAATCTCTACGATTTACTACTGCTTACTATGCATcactactcgttgctagtataCTTTTAACCCGTTGTTTTCATTGAACCGATTTAGTGTATTATTTTTGTCTAGAAAGATaatgcctccgaaagaatctacaGCTGCTATGGTCCAAAGACTACTTGCTGAGGGTATGGCAGCAGAGCGAGCAGAGATGGCTCATAACAACCAGGGGAATACTAGTaacaatacaaatggtaccaacagCAATAGCAATAATCAGGGTGGATGTACTTATAAGATGTTTACCAGCTGTAAGTAGCATGCTTTTCAAGGAACGGAAGGACCAGTTAGTTTGACTCATTGGTTTGAAAAGTTAGAGTCTATGTTTCGAATCAGTGAGACTAGAGAAGTTGACAAAGTGAAGTTTGCCTCATGCACATTATCAGAcagtgcattaacatggtggaacgacTATGCTGCGTCGGTAGGACTTGATCAGGATTTTGGTACTCCATGGGAAGATTTTAGGCAacgtatgatcgaggagtactgccctcgAAATGAGATTTTGAGAATGGAAAGAGAACTTCATGAGTTGAAGCTGGTGGGTACTAATCTTGTTAGTTATaacaagagattctttgagttAGCGTTGATGTGCCCAGAGTTAGTCCCGACTGAGAGGCGCAAAGTGGAACAATATATCGAAGGTTTGACTGGAAAGATCAGGACTGGTGTAACTACTTCTAAGCCGAAGACGGTGCAAGAAGCCATAGACATGGCAAATTTGTTACTTGATCAGGCTGCAAGTGACAACAAGATGGTTGTTGTgacaccccgtactaaatcatcatgtacggatcatcaacaacaggatcattacaaggtcaaacactatatgctatttcaaaatacgttggcattcatggtaaaaggtgacgtcataactaacgtcgaatgttttacatcaaaagtatgctcctatgaatagaagcaaagataatagtgcgtgacccttaggtcgttacaaatcattgtttcaaaagtaataatgtttatgaatgcaagataaacgttcatgcggtgacatctctaaagcagcgggtgtctacagcaagacaagTACAACAGaggaagcggctaaccttaagcacctgaggaaaacatgcttaaaaacgtcaatacaaaggttggtgaggtatagtttaagtataacagtatgtaaggtaggccacgagatttcagtgctacaaagagcgtttcaaaatagtatgataaagtatatgtttaaccttgggcacttggtaactaacttaacgtttataacctcctgaaagtacacttggaaagtgcgtatgtttacgaagtattaaacacccgttaaatgctagcgctactatcccgagtggggatgtcaaaccctatggatccatatctaagattcgcgttcaccggttcaaaaaccaatgactaaacattaccgagctaaagggaaagtttctgccgttgtataacccacacatatataaagtttaagtactcgtgcctagtatgtaaaacgtaaaatgcgcatgtattctcagttcccaaaatagttaaagtaaaaagggatgctataactcacagtggtaaagtagtagtaaagttgagtcgggaagtaagcaagtatgtagttccgaaaagtcctcaacctaagtcaaatattactaagtcaataaatcgtcccaaaagggttATAAGTATGAaatttaggtcttaagggtcatcatcattcatcatcaaacaaaaggtgtaaagtcagtttcgttcatgaaaagagtttaaaacaaaggctgacttcgatcagtcaccacggcctctatacctactgaaataaggtgatactagtgaccatggctccgtatataagtcctttaatttttgtaaaaattccagaaccaaactcatcttcgtttgaccgtggcgacggtttaagtgcgagtaggtcggaattttcagcacaacgttaaaaggacatagtgacgttcggagggccatagatcctaaaacgtaactcggattaagatgagtcttaaacgaaaaattatctactggaacagagctaactgaaaatcaactttatagtAGCTCAGGTAatttgatcagttccagaaaacagtaaacagtaggttccggtgggttcttggtgcttgatgttcatcacggttctcatccttgatgcttgtagcttcaagtgtacaacttgttgatgggtttacatcatctttaccaagttttgaccatcataatacaagtgtaagtctaagataagtagaacaactcaattaagtgttgcaagtagtttgatgaaccaaagttacatcaggatcttagatccgacacatacatgaacactaaaggtaatattaaccaagttttgactatcatgacactagtgtaagtctaagatatgtagaacaactcacttaagagttgtatgatgtttgatgaaccaaagttacatcaagaccttagatccaacacatacaagagttataaaagtaatattgaactacaaatttgaaagtaaactaactaatcaagatcttaagttgtagaacatagtttttagttagatcttgaagatccaagacccaaaagtctagatctaaagttattaagttaaatctaacacaagtgtatgaagttataactaaaaagttatacttccatgttcttgaacttataaagttaacttttgttctagaaaaatgagatcaaagttaactagtaacacttgaccaagaacaacataaatcacgaatttaaagatgcaagaaacgaagtaataaactaaataaacaagtaacaagttcatggttgttcatactttaaagattcaagccaaagtcttgatctttaaggaagtaaacttttaagtttactaacatgaattcaagtatgattttacaacatgaactttctttctttaaaacattaagtgtagaacacaaactagagagttttgttcttgcatgttcttgtatgaacaagataaaatgaaggaaaaactaaagagtttgatcctTAATAATatgtaagtaatcaacaacaataacaagtaagtaattcattaagcaagaacaagtgatcaaacaacaaacaaagaatgatgatgaagggtGTTTAGGCCACGGTTTTAAGCAAGGAAAGAAGAGAGAaataagcttgttacttacaagtcttgagagaaaaaaagtgaGAAAATGAAGTGGtgtttgaagtgtgtgtaaaagtgaaagagTACTAGCAAATATGTAACCAAAAATTGAAAGTAAAAACTCCCTCCCATGCTAGTGTGGCCGACGGTTTTGGGAAGAGAAAGGGGAAGGAAAAAGTCCACTaggttcttcatgtatttggctttAAAGTTGGTTATAAGGTGTGTTTTCATGGGGAAGATTTGTAAtggaacaagtaactagattccatgcacTAATCCATCTAGTTTCATCTTAaaagtaatacttgcataaatAAAGTGGGCTAATTAATCTATTTAGGATGTagtgtgggcttctaagtccactaatcATGAGTCCAAGTCCAAATAAGTAATTAAACaatataaagcccaagtaattaactagtaaccttagttgattaaaatgattaataaaaattaatcatgaatgtaaataatattcaaaaatattattcgtgaaaagttcatgtgtcacaaagacgtgtcgggcaattaaAATTCATGTATGGTAATAAGTAAATGTatagaaatacattcattaaatcacaagcattaataataaatattaataagtaaacgttagaaaatccagggtcgttacattacccacctgttaaagaaaatttcgtcccgaaattttaagctgaggtagatggaggagctgggaaaaggtgaggatacttctgcatcatttgatcctctcgctcccaagtaaactcaggtcctcgtttggaattccatcgtactcggacgatcggaatcttgttgcgtttcaaagttttgacctcacggtccataatttcaacaggttcttccacgaagtggagtttgtcatcaattgtaagttcttccagtggtatgataagttcaggtgcagcaagacacttcttcaagtttgacacgtggaaggtaggatgaactgagctcaattgtgttagaagatccaaacggtaagcaacgggtccaacacgctctaaaatttcgaaaggaccaatgtatcgtgggttcaactttccacgttttccaaaacgaatcacacctttccaaggtgcaaccttcaacattacacagtctccaacattgaattcaaagtccttacgtttacggTCTGCATAAatcttctgacgatcacgggccgtcttaagtctagcttgaatctgagcaatcttctctgttgtttcgtggactacctagggtccggtgatttgcttttcgcctacgttGGCcctacaaataggagatcggcacttgcggccatacaacgcttcaaaaggtgcggcattaatgctcgagtgataactgttgttgtaaaagAATTCGGCTAGcgacaaatgcctttcccaagcctttccgaaatcaatgacacatgcatgcaacatgtcctccaaagtctgaatagttcgttcgctctatcCGTCGGTCTACGGGTGATaatcagtactcatgtcgagacgggttcccatggcttgttgtaaagaacgccaaaatctagaagcaaaacggagatcctgatctgagatgatcgataaaggtacaccatgatgagatacaacctctttgatgtatagttgagcaagtctctccatcataTCCGTTTCCCttatagctaggaagtgtgcagatttggtaagacggtcaacgataacccagatggtatcgtatccgcccaccgtgtttggtagcttggtgatgaaatccattgttatcctttcccacttccattgcaggatttccggttgttgaagtaacccagaaggactctgatgttcggccttaacattcgaataagtcaaacacttaccaacataagttgcaacatccttcttaagattcaacCACCAGTACTGtcccttaagatcgtggtacattttgccagctccaggatgaatcgaatatctcgacttgtgtgcttcattaagtataaggttccgtagatctccataacaaggtacccaaattcttccggcataacatcggagtccagtctccctaacctcAAATTGAgacacaagtatgttcaaatgttcatgagatatattttcccccttgagagcctcatcttgggctacttggatctggctattgagattcgaatgaatggtgatgttcagtgctcgAACacaaagaggtgccatcctctccttttggctcaaggcgtcagctacaacattggccttgccaggatgatagcgaagttcacaatcatagtcgtttagcgtctcgatccatcgacgctgtctcatattcagttgcttctgatcaaagatgtgttggagacttttatgatcggtgaagatagtgctcttatttCCAtaaaaatagtgtctccacaatttgagcacaaagacaacggctccaagttcgagatcgtgagtagtgtagttccgctcatgaatcttcagttgacgggaagcataagcgataacctttaatctttgcatcagtacacaatcaaaaccactttttgaagcatcgcagtaaacgacgaaatcgtcactgccttcaggaagagataagataggtgcggtggtcaacttcttcttcaaggtttgaaatgctgattcgtatgCGCATTCCtatatgaacttcttccctttgtgagtcagcgcggtcaaaggatgcgcaatcagagagaaaccttcaataaaccttcggtagtaaccggcgagacctagaaattggcggatgtgggttggagtagtgggagtctcccacttgctgatagcttcaatcttggtgggatcaactttgataccctggtcactcacaacatgacccagaaattggacttccttcaaccaaaattcacacttggagaatttcgcataaagttgctcttgtctcaagatttcaagcactaatcgaagatgttgctcatgctcttcttcgctcttggagtagatgaggatatcatctatgaagacaataacgaacttatccaggtacggcttgcagacacgattcatgaggtccatgaacacggcaggtgcgttggttaaaccgaatggcatcacgagaaactcataatgaccataacgagttatgaatgcagtcttcatcacatcgctttcttttaccctcaactggtgataaccggatcggaAATCGACCTTCGAGTAAAcgttcgatccttgtagttggtcaaaaagatcgtcaattcggggaagaggataccgattattaattgtcaatttgttgagttcacggtagtcgatacacatacggaaggatctatccttcttctttacaaataaaacaggtgcaccccaaggcgagaaactgggttggataaatccacggtctagcagttcttttaattggctctgcaactcttgaatttcggaaggtgcgagttgataaggtgcacgagctacaggtacagctcctggtactaaatcgatctgaaacactactgctctcggcggcggtaatccaggcaattcttcagggaagacatcggaaaattcgttcacaattcgaacgtcattcacactcttcacctcggtttctaacgttttcacatgcgctaggacagcaagacgtcccttcttcatgatcttttgcgctttcacgcaactaatgaggttcagcttcgaggtacatctctctccataaataaccAGTGGCTTGCCCTCTCCGTGtgatatacgaagagctttatctccacaaataatgtcagcctttatcttggtcaaccagtccataccgacaataacatcaaagctttccaacttaatgggtatcaagtcaatcttgaaatctacaccagctatgttgataatagctcctcgactaatatggtcaactttctcaagttttccattggcgacctcgacaagcatactctcttttaaagggactaacgaccaattaatcttatcgcaaaagtgtctacatacataactcctatcggcaccagtatcaaataagacagaagctaataggttgttgatagtgaatatacctgtcaccaagtcggggttctcacgtgcatcccttgcattaatgttgaaagctctaccacgcggtggtccaccgtcctttcgcttgttgggacacgcatttctgaaatggcccgtctatccgcattcgtagcacttttttggCCCATTGGGGTTTGCCTTCACATTCAGGGTAGtaaccttgcagtccttaccgatatgtccagtccgttggaacttttcacaaacaacattacaatacccagtatggtgcttgtagcactgcttgcattgtggtaaggttcctttgtagttggggtttgagttggtgttcggattggggtttccaccgttgttgtttcctctaaaactctcatgtcatttcgccgagttttgatcataggtccttcccctgttgttatcctatttgcgcttctcactactacccgcttcagacttagccttctccggttcatcgctgatgatttggttcattaaggtatgcgccatacgcatcgcttccgggacattgggtggcttgggctagttgacgtttcccttaatggacttaggaagtccccacaagtatctctccatacgcttaaattctggggtaaccatggtaggacacatcagagctagttccaaatacctacgattgtaaccatcgaggtcgtttcccactaccttcaactgcataaactcaatctccatcttctgatctcggtcctagggcaatattcctcaatcagggcccctttgaattcttcccatggggtagcaaacgcctcatcgataccctttgcttgagccaacgtgtttcaACATGTTAATGCGccatctgacagcgtacatgaagtaaacttggttttattcacctctgagcagttactaactcgaaacacagattctaatttctcgaaccatctagtaagACCAACCGGATCCtccgttccactgaagttgtggggttttcagctttgaaactctttgtatgtgcacccattacgaatgggctggataaccggtggcggtggcggtggcggtggagcttggaggttcctttctgctaaagctgcggtgactcgttcattgatcatctcctcgatttgggctgcggtaggtgttgatcgtccgttggccatgatgttctaaaaaatttttttgactcaagtcaaaatccagtattcaaatagtaataatacagtatatggcaaccaacatggaatcaacgcatcacatgtttattaagtaatgcaatccaggtacaaatactacagaatcatcatacagtaacgtaaatagaacatcgtgcaagaattaaataacgcaaagttgcattcattaataataataagttgcatacatcagcataggttcgtacaatacataagtgaaacataaaactacaactagattacataatgaaatctactacaaaggtcctatggtgaaggtgggtgtaggatgtccaatacgtgggacatctggtcctcgagctcagttacccaagcacggaggatctccacctccctcatcagttcctcgacagagggagatggtggggcaggcggtgcagtcggcatgagtggtgctggtggagctagtggtgcagacggtccggctccagaagtagaggctgcgaagcagtaaggcttacggatgaagggatcagcaggatacgacaCAAGCTGCTTACAGGCGGTAACCCTatgacgccgaccatatgcgtcagtgaatgctcgacctccgttgatccctagaatgacggtaccatcgaaatggtaccgcttcttcggcggggtggagggtggctgtataggtgcatcatcagggtcctcctcgtcggagtcatcggtgGAATCCTTGTCATTAGAGTCGTCTGAGGATGTgtcgtcggatgacgggtcatctgaatcatgtggaggtggctgcacgggtggctgtactggctct from Rutidosis leptorrhynchoides isolate AG116_Rl617_1_P2 chromosome 9, CSIRO_AGI_Rlap_v1, whole genome shotgun sequence harbors:
- the LOC139868501 gene encoding uncharacterized protein, with product MPPKESTAAMVQRLLAEGMAAERAEMAHNNQGNTSNNTNGTNSNSNNQGGCTYKIETREVDKVKFASCTLSDSALTWWNDYAASVGLDQDFGTPWEDFRQRMIEEYCPRNEILRMERELHELKLVGTNLVSYNKRFFELALMCPELVPTERRKVEQYIEGLTGKIRTGVTTSKPKTVQEAIDMANLLLDQAASDNKMVVVTPQLGNGNLMKADQIYRGCTFNLTGKSFSIDVMPIKLGSFDLVIGMDWLSENRADIAEDALSRKEKVKPLRVRALNMTVRMNLTSQIRNAQLEALMQENIAIESLKGLDKQFAIRDDETHYFAYRICVPKFDGLKELVLDEAHKSRYSIHPGSEKCIKILRHYIGGPI